A window of the Lepus europaeus isolate LE1 chromosome 5, mLepTim1.pri, whole genome shotgun sequence genome harbors these coding sequences:
- the CASQ1 gene encoding calsequestrin-1, with translation MNAADRMGARAVLLLLLLVLGSPQSGVHGEEGLDFPEYDGVDRVVNVNAKNYKNIFKKYEVLALLYHEPPEDDKASQRQFEMEELILELAAQVLEDKGVGFGLVDSEKDAAVAKKLGLTEEDSIYVFKGDEVIEYDGEFSADTLVEFLLDVLEDPVELIEGERELQAFENIEDEIKLIGYFKNKDSEHYKAYEEAAEEFHPYIPFFATFDSKVAKKLTLKLNEIDFYEAFMEEPVTIPDKPNSEEEIVSFVEEHRRSTLRKLKPESMYETWEDDMDGIHIVAFAEEADPDGYEFLEILKSVAQDNTDNPDLSIIWIDPDDFPLLVPYWEKTFDIDLSAPQIGVVNVTDADSVWMEMDDEEDLPSAEELEDWLEDVLEGEINTEDDDEDDDDDDDD, from the exons ATGAACGCCGCAGACAGGATGGGGGCCAGGgcggtgctgctgctgctactgctggtgCTAGGCTCGCCCCAGTCGGGGGTGCACGGGGAGGAAGGGCTGGACTTCCCCGAGTACGACGGTGTGGACCGTGTAGTCAATGTCAACGCAAAGAACTACAAGAACATATTCAAGAAGTATGAGGTGCTGGCGCTCCTCTACCACGAGCCCCCCGAGGATGACAAGGCCTCGCAGAGACAGTTTGAGATGGAGGAGCTGATCCTGGAG ttAGCAGCCCAAGTCCTGGAAGACAAGGGTGTCGGCTTCGGGCTTGTGGACTCTGAGAAGGATGCAGCTGTGGCCAAGAAACTAG GACTAACCGAAGAAGACAGCATTTATGTGTTCAAAGGAGATGAAGTCATTGAGTACGACGGCGAGTTTTCTGCTGACACCCTGGTGGAGTTTCTCCTTGAT GTCCTAGAGGACCCCGTAGAACTGATTGAGGGTGAACGggagctgcaggcatttgagaacaTTGAGGATGAGATCAAACTCATTGGCTACTTCAAGAACAAAGACTCAGAGC ATTACAAAGCTTACGAGGAAGCGGCTGAGGAGTTTCATCCCTACATCCCCTTCTTCGCCACCTTCGACAGCAAG GTGGCGAAGAAGCTGACCCTGAAGCTGAACGAGATCGATTTCTATGAGGCTTTCATGGAAGAGCCTGTGACCATCCCAGACAAGCCCAACAGCGAGGAGGAGATTGTCAGCTTCGTGGAGGAGCACAGGAG GTCGACCCTGAGGAAGCTGAAGCCTGAGAGTATGTATGAGACTTGG GAGGACGATATGGATGGAATCCACATTGTGGCCTTTGCAGAGGAAGCCGATCCTG ATGGCTACGAATTCTTAGAGATTCTCAAGTCTGTGGCCCAAGATAACACTGACAACCCCGACCTGAGCATCATCTGGATTGACCCTGATGACTTCCCTCTG CTGGTCCCATATTGGGAGAAGACATTCGACATCGATCTGTCAGCTCCACAAATAGGAGTCGTCAATGTTACTGAT GCGGATAGTGTGTGGATGGAGATGGACGACGAGGAGGACCTGCCTTCCGCGGAGGAGCTGGAGGACTGGCTGGAGGACGTGCTGGAGGGCGAGATCAACACAGAGGATGACGACGAAGACGATGACGACGACGATGATGACTAG